A stretch of the Amia ocellicauda isolate fAmiCal2 chromosome 10, fAmiCal2.hap1, whole genome shotgun sequence genome encodes the following:
- the dus3l gene encoding tRNA-dihydrouridine(47) synthase [NAD(P)(+)]-like, with amino-acid sequence MEENRSSRPPAEAKARVNDDKGVAAIKTQYLTTKEQFHESLDARRESVGKTAEGSEAQGEAQESREDVTEEPQAKKIKLADEGKEGGKRRDKRARGQFKSRPHMKPNSYDNRRLCPSIVQENASKCFFGEKCKFFHDISEYLALKPADVGERCYIFDTSGKCCYGLTCRFSKAHIGEGFKNLVNEELLKKTEGRVTVKNRLDKDLQQRLRKRQVSFSASEDFLETINKGSHQGSAAKKNGTNGATPGNLPTAAGENSAPDTPPAGPGGVEGPTGVQEAGSKRQPDDAQDGGVPSSVETKGLDLAQESLEKRAPLKTLGALTDADVVKLRPCEKKRVDFTDKLYLAPLTTCGNLPFRRICKRLGADITCGEMAMCTNLLQGQASEWALLKRHESEDLFGVQLEGSFPDTMTKCAELLNDNIEVDFVDINSGCPIDLVYNKGGGCGLMTRTRKFEQIVRGMNSVLDVPLTVKIRTGVQEKSNIAHKLIPELRDWGVSLITLHGRSREQRYTKSADWDYIDTCAKLASPVPLFGNGDILSYEDAMKARETGVSGVMIGRGALIKPWIFTEIKERRHWDISSTERFDLLKDYTNFGLEHWGSDTQGLEKTRSFILEWLSFMCRYIPVGLLERVPQKINERPPYYMGRDYLETLMASQHVGDWIKISEMLLGPTPANFSFLPKHKANAYK; translated from the exons ATGGAAGAGAACAGAAGCAGCCGACCTCCAGCTGAAGCAAAAGCCAGAGTGAATGATGACAAAGGAGTCGCTGCTATTAAGACTCA GTACCTCACGACCAAAGAGCAGTTCCACGAATCCTTAGATGCGAGGAGGGAGAGCGTGGGGAAGACTGCCGAAGGAAGCGAAGCCCAAGGAGAGGCGCAAGAGTCCAGAGAGGATGTGACCGAGGAGCCTCAGGCAAAGAAGATCAAATTGGCAGACGAGGGGAAGGAAGGAGGGAAGAGACGGGATAAGAGAGCACGAGGGCAGTTTAAGAGCAGGCCTCATATGAAACCAAACAGCTACGATAACCGGAGGCTGTGCCCCTCTATTGTGCAG GAGAATGCAAGCAAGTGCTTCTTCGGAGAGAAATGCAAGTTCTTCCACGACATCTCGGAGTACCTGGCACTGAAGCCCGCGGACGTGGGGGAGCGCTGCTATATCTTCGACACAAGTGGGAAGTGCTGCTACGGCCTGACCTGCCGCTTCTCCAAGGCGCACATCGGCGAGGGCTTCAAGAACCTGGTGAACGAGGAGCTGCTGAAGAAGACGGAGGGCCGAGTGACGGTTAAGAACCGCCTGGACAAGGACCTGCAGCAGCGCCTGCGGAAGAGACAGGTGTCCTTCAGCGCCTCGGAGGACTTCCTCGAGACGATCAACAAAGGGAGCCATCAGGGAAGCGCGGCCAAGAAGAACGGCACGAACGGGGCCACGCCTGGCAACCTCCCCACGGCAGCGGGGGAGAACTCGGCACCGGACACCCCGCCGGCCGGCCCAGGGGGTGTCGAGGGGCCGACCGGGGTCCAGGAGGCGGGAAGCAAGCGACAACCAGACGACGCCCAGGATGGCGGCGTCCCCTCTTCCGTGGAAACAAAGGGTCTGGACCTGGCGCAAGAAAGCCTTGAGAAACGGGCTCCTCTGAAGACACTGGGCGCGCTGACGGACGCCGACGTTGTGAAGCTGCGGCCTTGTGAGAAGAAACGA gTGGATTTCACTGATAAGCTCTACCTTGCTCCCTTAACCACC TGCGGGAATCTCCCTTTCCGTCGGATATGCAAGCGGCTTGGGGCTGACATCACGTGTGGAGAGATGGCCATGTGCACGAACCTGCTGCAGGGCCAGGCCTCGGAGTGGGCGCTCCTCAAGAGACACGAGTCCGAGGACTTGTTCGGTGTGCAG CTGGAAGGGAGCTTTCCGGACACCATGACCAAATGTGCCGAGCTGCTGAACGACAACATCGAAGTGGATTTTGTCGATATCAATTCGGGATGCCCCATCGATCTCGTGTACAACAAG GGCGGCGGCTGTGGACTGATGACTCGCACGAGGAAGTTTGAGCAGATCGTACGAGGGATGAACTCG GTCCTGGATGTCCCTTTAACCGTGAAGATCCGGACGGGCGTGCAGGAGAAGTCGAACATTGCCCACAagctcatcccggagctgagaGACTGGGGAGTCTCCCTCATCACG CTTCACGGCAGGTCCCGGGAGCAGCGCTACACGAAGTCCGCCGACTGGGACTACATCGACACGTGCGCCAAACTGGCCAGCCCCGTGCCTCTGTTCG GAAACGGGGATATTCTGTCTTACGAAGATGCGATGAAAGCCAGAGAGACGGGGGTGTCTGGAGTGATGATCGGAAG GGGTGCCCTGATCAAGCCCTGGATCTTCACGGAGATCAAGGAGCGGCGCCACTGGGACATCTCGTCCACAGAGCGCTTCGACCTGCTGAAGGACTACACCAACTTCGGCCTGGAGCACTGGGGCTCCGACACGCAGGGCCTGGAGAAGACGCGCAGCTTCATCCTGGAGTGGCTGTCCTTCATGTGCAG ATATATACCAGTGGGTCTGCTGGAGCGCGTTCCCCAGAAGATCAACGAGAGGCCGCCCTACTACATGGGCAGGGACTACCTGGAGACGCTGATGGCCAGTCAGCATGTGGGAGACTGGATCAAAATCAG TGAAATGTTGCTCGGTCCAACGCCAGCCAACTTCTCCTTCCTGCCCAAACACAAAGCCAACGCCTACAAGTGA